Proteins from one Camelina sativa cultivar DH55 chromosome 8, Cs, whole genome shotgun sequence genomic window:
- the LOC104705846 gene encoding solute carrier family 25 member 44 isoform X2, whose product MSTPPSSRVASFGQTEINWDKLDKRRFYVVGAGLFTGVTVALYPVSVVKTRLQVASREIAERSAFSVVKGILKNDGVPGLYRGFGTVITGAVPARIIFLTALETTKISAFKMIAPFELSEPTKAAIANGIAGMTASLFSQAVFVPIDVVSQKLMVQGYSGHAKYTGGIDVATKIIKSYGVRGLYRGFSLSVMTYSPSSAAWWASYGSSQRVIWRFLGYGGDSDKTAAPSKSKIVLVQAAGGIIAGATASSITTPLDTIKTRLQVMGHQENRPSAKQVVKTLLAEDGWKGFYRGLGPRFFSMSAWGTTMILTYEYLKRLCATED is encoded by the exons ATGAGCACGCCACCGAGTTCTCGCGTCGCATCGTTTGGTCAGACGGAGATTAACTGGGACAA GCTTGACAAAAGGAGGTTCTACGTTGTTGGTGCTGGCCTATTCACTGGTGTTACTGTAGCTCTGTATCCTGTTTCCGTGGTGAAAACAAGGCTTCAAGTTGCCTCTAGAGAAATTGCTGAGAGGAGTGCATTCTCTGTTGTAAAAGGAATACTGAAGAATGACGGTGTTCCTGGTCTGTATCGAGGTTTTGGTACTGTAATTACAGGTGCAGTACCTGCAAGGATTATATTTCTAACTGCTCTTGAGACCACAAAGATTTCTGCGTTTAAGATGATTGCACCTTTCGAGCTAAGTGAACCTACAAAAGCTGCCATTGCTAATGGAATTGCCGGCATGACAGCTTCTCTTTTCTCACAGGCTGTCTTTGTCCCAATTGATGTT GTTAGCCAAAAGTTGATGGTTCAAGGATACTCAGGCCACGCTAAATATACTGGTGGTATTGATGTTGCCACTAAAATCATTAAGTCATATGGTGTAAGGGGCTTATACAGGGGTTTTAGTCTGTCTGTTATGACCTATTCTCCTTCAAGTGCTGCTTGGTGGGCTAGCTATGGATCAAGCCAGCGTGTTATCTGGAG ATTCTTAGGATATGGTGGTGACTCGGATAAGACTGCTGCTCCTAGTAAGTCAAAAATTGTTCTGGTCCAGGCTGCTGGAGGAATTATCGCTGGTGCAACAGCATCCTCAATTACAACACCGTTAGACACAATCAAAACGCGACTGCAG GTCATGGGCCATCAAGAAAATAGACCTTCAGCGAAACAAGTGGTGAAAACTCTGCTAGCAGAAGATGGATGGAAAGGATTCTATAGGGGTTTGGGCCCAAGATTCTTTAGCATGTCGGCTTGGGGAACCACGATGATATTGACCTACGAATACTTAA AGCGTCTGTGTGCAACAGAAGATTAG
- the LOC104705845 gene encoding uncharacterized protein LOC104705845 isoform X1, whose product MQTPLNQPDPTSLPTEIKSPCLFNHRSGMAITSADFSSPMSPEPWQAETEATVGEESSREMIFLRFWATILNTYHSLSLAALYLLSPETQNFPSLSLVSRCMYHLFRFITALFLWMNIKTKIGMLALQKDLPKFQKPRFYLSNPLLSCRLCLEFVALLGVRRLHQRTHLDRLSWMYKGYVRTMVFALLLTWSGESRNWFYQRGVNPHHPPYFLKLRSVDSCSVYCRSQSLCGILDHHLHGREDPPDLSRSYTYSLHLLITSLRGSTTYDTNLYMLLTNPGFSSNDELYLA is encoded by the exons ATGCAAACCCCCCTCAATCAACCAGATCCAACCTCACTGCCGACGGAAATCAAGTCCCCTTGTCTCTTTAATCATCGATCCGGAATGGCAATCACCTCTGCAGATTTCTCTTCCCCAATGTCACCCGAGCCTTGGCAGGCGGAGACGGAGGCGACGGTTGGTGAGGAATCCTCCAGAGAAATGATTTTTCTCCGCTTTTGGGCTACCATCTTGAACACATACCATTCCCTGAGCTTGGCAGCTCTGTATCTGCTTTCACCGGAGACGCAGAATTTCCCTTCACTCTCCCTGGTCAGCCGCTGTATGTATCATCTCTTCCGATTTATCACAGCACTTTTCCTGTGGATGAACATCAAAACAAAGATCGGCATGTTAGCTTTACAGAAGGATTTGCCCAAATTCCAAAAGCCCAGGTTCTATCTATCTAACCCTCTATTATCCTGTCGACTTTGTCTAGAATTTGTGGCTTTACTCGGtgttcgaagactgcatcaGAGAACCCATTTAGATAGGCTGTCTTGGATGTATAAAGGGTATGTTAGAACTATGGTGTTTGCTCTGCTCTTGACTTGGTCGGGTGAATCCCGAAACTGGTTTTATCAAAGGGGTGTCAACCCCCATCACCCACCATATTTCCTGAAGCTCAGGTCTGTTGATTCATGTTCTGTGTATTGCCGATCACAAtctttgtgtggaattcttgatcaccatctccatggcagagaggatccacctgATTTGTCACGGTCTTACACGTATTCCTTGCACCTGCTAATCACTTCATTG agaggatccaccaCTTATGATACGAATTTATACATGCTGCTTACGAACCCTGGTTTTAGCTCCAATGATGAACTCTACCTCGCCTAA
- the LOC104705846 gene encoding uncharacterized protein LOC104705846 isoform X1 has product MQTPLNQPDPTSLPTEIKSPCLFNHRSGMAITSADFSSPMSPEPWQAETEATVGEESSREMIFLRFWATILNTYHSLSLAALYLLSPETQNFPSLSLVSRCMYHLFRFITALFLWMNIKTKIGMLALQKDLPKFQKPRFYLSNPLLSCRLCLEFVALLGVRRLHQRTHLDRLSWMYKGYVRTMVFALLLTWSGESRNWFYQRGVNPHHPPYFLKLRSVDSCSVYCRSQSLCGILDHHLHGREDPPDLSRSYTYSLHLLITSLVSSTAHNTIQSTSCSKLKHGFYLSISYRLHNVCGILDHHFHGREDPPLMIRIYTCCLRTLVLAPMMNSTSPKLLKSYGTAALMTQYRGGDFGLRGFSINNHPSTIPANCFKHRRLKQPNIFTSITTRTFVPQLLALALLPLVLFTQASFLALPTISTAQCLLTVTNLSSVELIDDDHSCNLDATCHGPSRK; this is encoded by the exons ATGCAAACCCCCCTCAATCAACCAGATCCAACCTCACTGCCGACGGAAATCAAGTCCCCTTGTCTCTTTAATCATCGATCCGGAATGGCAATCACCTCTGCAGATTTCTCTTCCCCAATGTCACCCGAGCCTTGGCAGGCGGAGACGGAGGCGACGGTTGGTGAGGAATCCTCCAGAGAAATGATTTTTCTCCGCTTTTGGGCTACCATCTTGAACACATACCATTCCCTGAGCTTGGCAGCTCTGTATCTGCTTTCACCGGAGACGCAGAATTTCCCTTCACTCTCCCTGGTCAGCCGCTGTATGTATCATCTCTTCCGATTTATCACAGCACTTTTCCTGTGGATGAACATCAAAACAAAGATCGGCATGTTAGCTTTACAGAAGGATTTGCCCAAATTCCAAAAGCCCAGGTTCTATCTATCTAACCCTCTATTATCCTGTCGACTTTGTCTAGAATTTGTGGCTTTACTCGGtgttcgaagactgcatcaGAGAACCCATTTAGATAGGCTGTCTTGGATGTATAAAGGGTATGTTAGAACTATGGTGTTTGCTCTGCTCTTGACTTGGTCGGGTGAATCCCGAAACTGGTTTTATCAAAGGGGTGTCAACCCCCATCACCCACCATATTTCCTGAAGCTCAGGTCTGTTGATTCATGTTCTGTGTATTGCCGATCACAAtctttgtgtggaattcttgatcaccatctccatggcagagaggatccacctgATTTGTCACGGTCTTACACGTATTCCTTGCACCTGCTAATCACTTCATTGGTAAGCTCTACTGCTCACAACACAATACAATCAACCTCTTGCTCGAAGCTCAAGCATGGTTTCTATCTATCAATATCTTACCGGCTTCATAACgtgtgtggaattcttgatcaccattttcatggcagagaggatccaccaCTTATGATACGAATTTATACATGCTGCTTACGAACCCTGGTTTTAGCTCCAATGATGAACTCTACCTCGCCTAAACTTTTGAAGTCTTATGGCACCGCAGCTCTGATGACACAATACCGAGGAGGTGATTTTGGTCTTAGAGGTTTCTCAATCAACAATCACCCCTCGACAATTCCGGCCAATTGCTTTAAACACCGCCGCCTCAAGCAACCCAATATCTTCACCTCCATCACCACCCGGACTTTTGTCCCCCAACTCCTTGCTCTGGCCTTGCTTCCGCTAGTGCTCTTCACCCAGGCGAGCTTTTTGGCTCTACCTACCATTTCAACGGCACAATGTCTCTTGACTGTGACCAACTTGTCATCTGTCGAACTCATCGACGACGACCATTCTTGCAACCTTGATGCCACAT GTCATGGGCCATCAAGAAAATAG
- the LOC104709153 gene encoding uncharacterized protein At4g04775-like, with product MMSQSSESDANSSRIWGPLCCNCGRSTTLAKSWTNENPGRRFFKCVVHGFVKWADEEKPYGWQKVSLLEARDEIKILRESLKAMNVTGSTALSHDLVNKHEEEKKKLESEVMAASEREKILRQFILLSWGGFIVVIAMILVMGKI from the coding sequence ATGATGAGCCAAAGTTCAGAGTCTGATGCAAATTCGAGTCGGATTTGGGGTCCTCTTTGCTGCAATTGTGGTAGATCTACCACGCTTGCAAAGTCTTGGACAAATGAGAATCCGGGTAGAAGATTCTTTAAGTGTGTTGTTCATGGTTTTGTAAAGTGGGCAGATGAAGAAAAGCCATACGGTTGGCAGAAGGTAAGTTTACTGGAGGCTAGAGATGAAATCAAGATACTAAGAGAATCTCTGAAGGCAATGAATGTGACTGGTTCCACTGCTCTCTCCCATGATTTAGTGAACAAacacgaagaagagaagaagaagcttgaaagTGAAGTGATGGCTGCTAGTGAGAGGGAAAAAATACTTAGGCAGTTTATCTTATTGTCTTGGGGAGGCTTCATTGTGGTTATTGCCATGATCCTTGTAATGGGAAAGATTTAG
- the LOC104705843 gene encoding COBRA-like protein 4, giving the protein MRLFLCFFFMIIFSATAYDPLDPSGNVTIKWDIMSWTADGYVATVTMNNFQVYRHIQNPGWTLGWTWAKKEVIWSMVGAQTTEQGDCSKFKGNVPHCCKKTPTVVDLLPGVPYNQQFSNCCKGGVIGAWGQDPSAAVSQFQVSAGLAGTTNKTVKLPKNFTLLGPGPGYTCGPAKIVPSTVFLTTDKRRKTQALMTWNVTCTYSQFLARKHPSCCVSFSSFYNDTITPCPSCACGCENKKSCVKADSKILTMKGLNTPKKDNTPLLQCTHHMCPVRVHWHVKTNYKDYWRVKIAITNFNYRMNHTLWTLAVQHPNLNNVTQVFSFDYKPVSPYGSINDTGMFFGTKFYNDLLMEAGPSGNVQSEVLLQKDQKTFTFKQGWAFPRKVYFNGDECMLPPPDSYPFLPNSAQGSFASLSLTILLLLFITIW; this is encoded by the exons ATGAGGCTCTTCCtatgcttcttcttcatgatcATCTTTAGCGCAA CTGCATATGATCCATTGGATCCTAGTGGGAACGTTACAATCAAATGGGATATTATGTCCTGGACAGCAGATGGCTATGTG GCAACGGTAACTATGAACAACTTCCAAGTATACCGGCACATACAAAACCCGGGTTGGACATTAGGCTGGACATGGGCAAAGAAAGAAGTGATTTGGTCAATGGTTGGTGCGCAAACAACAGAACAAGGAGACTGTTCCAAGTTCAAGGGAAATGTACCTCATTGCTGTAAGAAAACCCCCACGGTCGTTGATCTCTTGCCAGGTGTGCCTTACAATCAACAGTTCTCAAACTGTTGCAAAGGCGGTGTCATTGGAGCTTGGGGTCAAGATCCATCAGCCGCTGTATCACAGTTTCAAGTTAGCGCTGGTTTGGCTGGAACTACAAACAAGACTGTCAAGCTTCCTAAGAACTTCACATTGCTTGGTCCTGGGCCTGGTTACACTTGTGGTCCAGCCAAAATCGTGCCATCTACCGTTTTTCTCACAACAGATAAACGGCGGAAAACACAAGCCTTGA TGACATGGAATGTTACCTGCACATATTCACAGTTTCTAGCCAGAAAGCATCCAAGCTGTTGCGTCTCCTTCTCATCTTTCTACAACGACACCATAACTCCTTGCCCTTCTTGTGCCTGTGGTTGCGAAAACAAAAAGAGCTGCGTCAA GGCTGATTCAAAGATTCTAACCATGAAAGGTCTCAACACACCGAAAAAAGACAACACTCCTTTGCTGCAATGCACACATCACATGTGCCCTGTCAGAGTCCACTGGCACGTTAAAACCAACTACAAAGACTATTGGCGAGTGAAGATAGCTATCACAAATTTCAATTACCGTATGAATCATACACTCTGGACTTTAGCAGTTCAGCATCCAAATCTCAACAACGTGACTCAAGTATTCAGCTTTGATTACAAACCAGTTTCTCCTTATGGATCCATAA ATGATACTGGAATGTTCTTTGGAACCAAGTTTTACAATGATCTATTAATGGAAGCTGGACCTTCAGGGAATGTTCAATCAGAGGTTTTGCTACAGAAAGATCAAAAGACATTCACTTTCAAACAAGGTTGGGCTTTTCCGAGAAAAGTATACTTTAATGGTGATGAATGTATGTTACCTCCACCAGATTCATACCCTTTTCTACCAAACTCTGCACAAGGaagctttgcttctctctcactcaccatccttcttcttctattcaTCACAATCTGGTGA
- the LOC104709154 gene encoding putative protease Do-like 14 encodes MVNDLAQVKVNLANVDKSSYSLAKIGIANQVRQGDPVCALGSPLCDHMNTLTAGVISNVNRMDYEIGLKKKGRRFFQTDCAINNGNSGGPLVNLNGEVIGVVVKLVLSKDYGKTRSEGIAFVIPIDTVLNPVIMEGNISQDGSAGFVGKEKAPGAVLGVPLDPGATLEDVRKRIRAVRKKILLEEAKQQKQLSKLEKWRQELKDLKEKSAQI; translated from the exons ATGGTAAATGACTTAGCTCAGGTTAAGGTCAACTTAGCTAATGTTGATAAATCATCCTACTCCCTGGCCAAAATCGGTATCGCAAACCAAGTTCGTCAGGGAGATCCCGTGTGCGCACTTGGCTCACCTCTTTGTGACCATATGAACACATTGACCGCTGGAGTGATCAg TAATGTAAATCGCATGGATTATGAGATTGGTTTGAAAAAGAAGGGGAGACGATTTTTCCAAACTGATTGTGCTATTAACAAC GGCAACTCCGGGGGACCATTGGTAAACTTGAATGGAGAAGTAATTGGAGTAGTAGTGAAACTGGTATTGTCTAAAGATTATGGAAAGACAAGGTCGGAAGGGATTGCCTTTGTCATTCCCATTGACACGGTGCTGAACCCAGTAATTATGGAAGGTAATATCTCTCAAGATGGATCAGCTGGTTTTGTAGGAAAGGAAAAAGCTCCAGGAGCTGTACTTGGGGTACCGCTCGATCCAGGTGCTACACTAGAAGACGTCCGGAAAAGAATCCGTGCAGTGAGGAAAAAA ATCCTATTGGAGGAAGCTAAACAGCAGAAGCAGTTGTCCAAGTTGGAGAAATGGAGGCAAGAGCTCAAGGATCTGAAGGAGAAATCAGCCCAGATCTAG
- the LOC104705845 gene encoding uncharacterized protein LOC104705845 isoform X2 produces the protein MQTPLNQPDPTSLPTEIKSPCLFNHRSGMAITSADFSSPMSPEPWQAETEATVGEESSREMIFLRFWATILNTYHSLSLAALYLLSPETQNFPSLSLVSRCMYHLFRFITALFLWMNIKTKIGMLALQKDLPKFQKPRFYLSNPLLSCRLCLEFVALLGVRRLHQRTHLDRLSWMYKGYVRTMVFALLLTWSGESRNWFYQRGVNPHHPPYFLKLRSVDSCSVYCRSQSLCGILDHHLHGREDPPDLSRSYTYSLHLLITSLL, from the exons ATGCAAACCCCCCTCAATCAACCAGATCCAACCTCACTGCCGACGGAAATCAAGTCCCCTTGTCTCTTTAATCATCGATCCGGAATGGCAATCACCTCTGCAGATTTCTCTTCCCCAATGTCACCCGAGCCTTGGCAGGCGGAGACGGAGGCGACGGTTGGTGAGGAATCCTCCAGAGAAATGATTTTTCTCCGCTTTTGGGCTACCATCTTGAACACATACCATTCCCTGAGCTTGGCAGCTCTGTATCTGCTTTCACCGGAGACGCAGAATTTCCCTTCACTCTCCCTGGTCAGCCGCTGTATGTATCATCTCTTCCGATTTATCACAGCACTTTTCCTGTGGATGAACATCAAAACAAAGATCGGCATGTTAGCTTTACAGAAGGATTTGCCCAAATTCCAAAAGCCCAGGTTCTATCTATCTAACCCTCTATTATCCTGTCGACTTTGTCTAGAATTTGTGGCTTTACTCGGtgttcgaagactgcatcaGAGAACCCATTTAGATAGGCTGTCTTGGATGTATAAAGGGTATGTTAGAACTATGGTGTTTGCTCTGCTCTTGACTTGGTCGGGTGAATCCCGAAACTGGTTTTATCAAAGGGGTGTCAACCCCCATCACCCACCATATTTCCTGAAGCTCAGGTCTGTTGATTCATGTTCTGTGTATTGCCGATCACAAtctttgtgtggaattcttgatcaccatctccatggcagagaggatccacctgATTTGTCACGGTCTTACACGTATTCCTTGCACCTGCTAATCACTTCATTG CTCTGA